Proteins encoded within one genomic window of Mycolicibacterium monacense:
- a CDS encoding acyl-CoA thioesterase: MTAGFVAPVHVRWSDIDMYQHINHATMVTILEEARIPFLREPFEARITDIGLLIADVHITYKGQLRLIDSPLQVTMWSKRVRAVDFTIGYEVRSMGAPADSKPSVIAETQLAAVHIEEQRLERLTPEQRTYLQRYLR, from the coding sequence GTGACAGCAGGTTTCGTGGCGCCGGTGCACGTGCGGTGGTCCGACATCGACATGTACCAGCACATCAACCATGCCACGATGGTCACCATCCTCGAAGAGGCGCGCATCCCGTTTCTGCGTGAGCCGTTCGAGGCGCGGATCACCGACATCGGTCTGTTGATCGCCGACGTGCACATCACCTACAAGGGGCAGCTGCGCCTGATCGACTCGCCGTTGCAGGTGACGATGTGGTCCAAACGCGTTCGCGCGGTGGACTTCACGATCGGGTACGAGGTCCGCTCCATGGGCGCGCCTGCGGACTCCAAACCGTCGGTCATCGCCGAGACCCAGTTGGCCGCGGTGCACATCGAGGAGCAGCGGCTCGAACGGCTGACGCCCGAGCAGCGCACCTATCTGCAACGTTATCTGCGATGA